The Polyangium mundeleinium genome contains the following window.
CGCGACGCGCTGCTGCTGACCGCCGGAGAGCTGGTTCGGCGTGTGGTGCAGGCGCGCGCCGAGGCCGACGGCGGAGAGCGAGTCGAGCGCGCGTTTCCTTCGCTCCGCGGCGCCGACGCCTCGGTACACGAGGGGCAGCTCGACGTTCTCCAGAGCCGTCGTGCGGGGCAGCAGGTTGAAGCCCTGGAACACGAAACCGATGAGGTGGTTTCGCACGATGGCGCGCGCGTCGTTGCTCCGCGCGCCCACGTCGATCCCATCGAGGATGTACTGGCCACGCGTCGGACGATCGAGGCAGCCGATGATGTTCATCATCGTGCTCTTGCCCGAGCCGCTCTGCCCGATGATCGCGACGAACTCGCCCTTCCGGATCGTCAGGTTCACGCCTCGGAGCGCGCGCACCACGACCGCCTCCGTGACGTAGTCCTTGTGAATCTCGACGAACTCGATGATCGGCGGGGCGTCCTTCATCACGTCCCTCGCCTAGAACGGCCTGCGACCGCCGCGACCGCCCTTGGCCCCTTCGTCGGTCTCTTCGGTGACGACCTTTAAGGTGCCGATGTCCGTGCGCAGCGCCGTGTGGACGCCATCCGTGATGCCGATGTCCACCTCGCGCATCTCGATCTGCTCGGCACCCTGGGTCTCGTTGGTGAGCAAATAGATGCGCCCTTTGCCTGCGGGCAGCGGCGGCAACGGCTCTTGCGGGATCGGCTTGCCCTCCTTCGTCATCGGCGGGGAGGGCTTGAAGCGCAGCGCCGCGTTCGGCAGGCGCTTGATGCCCTTCGCCTCGGCCGAGTGGATCGTCGCCGTCGCCGTCATCCCGGGGCGCAGCTTGATGTCGGGGTTCTCGACCTCGATCACCGCGGCGTACGTCACGACGCCCGCCTGGTTCACGGGGCTGTACCGCACCTGGCTCACGAGCCCCTTGAACGACTCGCCCGGGAACGCATCGACGCGGATGTCGGCCGTCATGCCTTCCTTCAAGCGTCCCACGTCCGCCTCGTCGATGTCCGCGAGCACGCGCATCTTGCGGAGGTCCTGGGCGATCACGAAGAGCGTGGGCGTCTGGAAACCTGCGGCGATCGTCTGTCCGGGATCGACCGCGCGGTTGATCACGACGCCCTCGATGGGCGAATAGATCTTCGTGAAGGCGAGGTTCGTATTCGAGCGCCGCAGCGTGGCGTTGAGCTGCGCGACCTGCGCCTTGGAGGCCGCGACGTCGGCGAGCGCGATGTCGTAACTGCCTTGCGCGGCGTCGAGATCCGCCTGTGATCCCACGCCTTCCTTGAACACCTTGCGCGCTCGTTCGAGCCGCACCTTCGCCGTCTCGAGGTTCGCGTCGGCCCGCTTGACGCTCGCGTTCGCCGCCGCCACCTGCGCGGCGTTTGCGTCGATCTCGGCGCCGAGGAGCTGCGTATCGATCTCCGCGAGCAGATCCCCGGCCTTCACGTGGGTGTTGAAATCGACGTGGACCTTCGTGATGCGCCCGGAGACCTGCGCGCCGATCTGCACCTCGGTGACCGGCTTGACTTGCCCGGTCGACTGAATCGTCTCGAAAACATCGCCCTGCGTGAGGGCCGCGCTCACGTACCGCGCGGGCGGCGGCGGCTTCGTCTTCTGCAGATAAAGCATCCCGCCCGCCACGACCCCTGCGAGGACGACCAGGATGATGAGCCAGCGGAGCCATTTCCCCCGGCCTTCGACGCGGGACAGCGCCTTGTTCAGGTCGGGCCGCTCGGCCACGTTGTTCCGAGCCTGTCCGCCCGCATCGAGGTGCACTCCCGGATTGGCCATGACGGACCCCGTGATAGCACGGAGGAGCCTTCGGGCGCGGCCGTGGCGGAGGATCTGCGGCAAGGCTTGAAGGGGCGACGCCTACGTGGCACATCCACGGGCCCATGTCCCAGCCTGCCATTGGCCCCGATACGCGCGTCTCGCTCTCGTACGTCCTCTTCGATGAGGACGGAGACACGGTCGATCGCGCCACCGAGAAAGAGCCACTCGAATACGTCCACGGTTACGCGCAGATCCTCCCGGGCCTCGAGCGGGCGGTCGAGGGCATGCGGGCGGGCGAGCGCCGCGAGATCATCGTCGAGGCAGCAGACGCTTTCGGCGAGCACGACGACGAGGGCGTCTTCGAGGTCGACAAGGCCGACTTCCCGGACAGCGAGCACGTGACGCCCGGCGACGAGTTCATCGCGCAGGCCCCCGACGGCGAATCCATCGCGATGCGCGTGGTCGAGGTGCTCCCGGACGCGTTCGTCGTGGACACGAACCACCCGCTCGCAGGGCAGAAGATTCGCTTCGAGGTCGTCGTGCACCACGTGCGCGCGGCGAGTGACGAGGAGATCGCGGAAGCGCAGGCCGAGCTCGAAGAGCGCGCCCACGGCGACGACGAAGGCGGCGGCTGCTGCGATCATGATCACGACCATGATCACGACCACGGCCATGATCATGGACACGCGGCCGAGGGCGGCGGACATCTCGTCCAGCTCTCGCGCAAGCGCTGAGAGGTTTGCACCCGGGGGGGAGCAAGTCCGACCAAGGGAGACACGACGAACCGATGAAAGCTGCTTCCGATCAGGGTTACTTCTCCGCGCTTGCCCATGATCTCCGGGTGCGCGAGCGCCTCCTCGCCGCGGGCGTGATCTCGCAGGCGGACATCGACAGTTACCTCGCCGGGCTCCCCGAGCTCGAGACGGAGGCCGAGGGGCTCGGCATTCCGCAGCCTGCGCTCGTCTCCGCGTCCTCGGCGCCGGCCCCAGCGCCGCAGCCCGTTGCGACGGCGGCGGCTCCGGCTCCGGCCGTGAGCAGCGCGGCGGTCGAGGTCGAGGATGACGTCGACGACGACGACGCAGCCGACGAGGCAGGCGAGGCGTGAGCAGCCCGGACGATCGCGACGCGCCGCCTCCGGGGCAGCTCCCGAAGCTCGACTTCTCGATCTTCGTGATGTCCATCATCGGCTCGGCGCACGTCCATCTCGGCGACATGCCCGGCCCGGATGGGCACTCGGAGCGCAGCCTCGACCTCGCCCAGCAGAACATCGAGCTCCTCACGCTGCTCGAGGAGAAGACGAAGGGAAACCTCACGGGCGAGGAAGAGCGGCTCCTCACGCAGGCGCTCGACGAGTTGCGCGAGCGCCTCGCGGAGGTATCCAAAGAAACGTGAGCTCACGTCGTCCGCCGCTCTCGCTCCTCGTCCTGATCTCGTGGCTCCTCGTGGCCGCGTCGGCGTGCGGCAAGGGCGGCGGAGCGTCGAGTGGTTCGTCCCCGTCGGGCGAGGGCACGTCGTCGCTCCCGCCCGGCGCCATCGCGCTTCCGAGCGGCACGGCGTCCACGGCGCTGCCTCCGGCGCTCGCGCAAACCGCTCCCTCCGCGCCGGCGATCGTGACGGCAGAAGGCACGCCGATCTCCTTCGCGCCTCTCGCGAAGAAGGCGGATCCGGCCGTGGCGACGGTGAAAGCGCGCGTCGAGAAAGAGACCTCGTCGGGCCGCCGGCGTGCTGTCTCCGAGGGCCTCGGCACCGCGTTCGTCTATGACCCCGAGGGGTTCATGCTGACGAACAACCACGTCATCGAGGACGCGACGGACATCGTCGTCGGCTTCGTTGATGGCCGTGAAATGCGGGCGACGGTCGTCGGCCGGGACAAGCACACGGACATCGCGGTCTTGCGCGTCGACGAGCGAGGGCTTCCTTCGCTTTCGCTCGGCGACTCGGATGGGATCGACGTGGGCGACTGGGTCGTCGCCATCGGCAACCCGTTCGGCCTCTCGCATACGGTCTCTGCGGGCATCCTCTCGGCGAAGGGCCGCACGCGCGACGATGTCAAAGGCCTCGATCCCAGCGGTTACTTCAACTTCCTCCAGACGGACGCAAGCATCAACCCGGGCAACTCGGGCGGCCCGCTGCTCAACATGCGCGGCGAGGTCGTGGGCATCAACGCGGCCGTCCGCGCGAATGCGAACAACATCGGCTTCGCGATCCCGATCAACATGGTCAAGCAGCTCCTGCCCATGTTGCTGCGCGACGGGAAGATCCGGCGCAGCGCGCTCGGGGTCTTCGTCGACGCGCTGAACCCGATCGAGGCGGGACGCCTGCGCCGGCCGGATCGCAAGGGCGCGTGGGTGCAGAAGGTGATCGCGGGTGGGCCGGCCGATCGTGCTGGGCTCTCGCCCGACGACGTCATCGTCGCCTTCGACGGCAAGTCCGTCGCCGATCCGAACGAGCTGCGGTGGCTCGCGAGCATCGCGGGCGTCAACAAGACGGTGTCCTTACGGATCGCGCGTCTCGAGCGGGTCTTCGACGTCCGCGTAACGCTCAGCGAGCTCGAGCCGATCGACGACCGTGAGGAGCCTTGACCTTTCGGCCGGAAGGCCGATCGCCTAGAGTATCACCTCGCCGTGCCCCCCATTCCCACGCCCCCGGACGAGTCCCTCCGGCCCGAGCCGGCCGACCCGACGGACGACCAGACTGAAGGCGCCCTGGGGCTGCCGGACGATCTCCCTGACGCCCCGCCGCTCCCCGAAGCCGCGATCGGCCGTCTCGGCCGCGTGAATAGGTCTTCGCAGGAGGCGTCCAACAAAGAGGCCCGAAGGCGGGAGGCAGAGGAAGATCGTGAGCTCATCCTTCGGGCACAGAAGGGGGACCAGGCGGCGTTCAGGCGGCTCGTGGAGCGCCACCAGCGCCGCGCCTTCGCGATTGCGATGGGTCTCGTCCGGGACGAGAACGACGCACGCGAGCTGGTTCAGGATGCTTTCTTGCGGGTCTACCGCAACCTCAACTCCTTCCAGGGTGGCTCGTCGTTTTTCACCTGGCTCTACCGGATCGTCACGAACCTCGCGATCGACCTCATGCGCAAGCCTGGGCGTCGGGACGCCGAGCTCGTCGACGGACAAGCCGCTTCGGAGGAGCCGACGGAGTTTCCGCTGGTCTCTCGCATCGATGGCGCCGACCCGATCGACGTCATGCGCCGCCGGGAGATCGCGAGCCGCATCCAGGATGCCCTCGATGCCCTGCCCCCCTACCACCGAGGCGTGATTCTGATGCGTGAGGTCGAAGGCATGTCGTACGAAGAAATGGCCGTTGCCATGGGCGTCTCGAAAGGGACGATCATGAGCCGGCTGTTCCACGCCCGGCAGAAGCTCCAGCGCGCGCTCGCGGATTGCTACGCGGAGGAAGGGCGTTCGCGAAGCGGCCATACGGACGAGATCCCAGCCGAGCCGGAGGAGGCGCCGTGACCACGAAGACGATGAACGGAGAAGCGCACGCGACGCGCACGAAGCGGCCGCCGACGGACCTCGAGCTGATGATGTACGTGGACGGCGAGCTCGAAGGCGAGCGGCTGCGCGAGGTTCGTCAGGCCCTTTCGCGTGACAGCGCACTGCGAAACAAGGTCGCCGCGCTCTCGCTCTCGGCCTCGATCGTCCGGGAGAACGCCGAGAGCGCTGCGACGATCGACCTGACCGACGGGATCATGGCCCGCATCGCGGCCGACAAGAGCCCGACGCGTGACGCGAGGGACGACGCGCCCGCGCCGCTCGACGCGCCGCTCGAGCGCAAGGACGCCGAGGTGAAACCGCTGCTTCGGCCGGGCCTCGACAAGGCGGCGGCGAAATCGCCCCCGTTGAACGACAACTCGCGCGGGATCTTCGCGCTCGCGGCGATCGCGGTCGCGGCGGCGGCGGGCCTCATGATCTGGGGGCGCATGGATGTCGGTACGCCGCATCCGCAAGGTGCGCCGGTGGCCGCAGCCACCACGCCCGCGGAGCTGCCCGCGACGCCGGCCCCGACGACTGCGGAGGCGGCGCGTGTGGCCGACACGGATGCGCAGGACGGTGATGCCGAGCCGGGCGTGGCCGTCGCAGCCGTCGACTTTGGCACCAAAATCGGCACGATCTTTTACGTGCCGGCGGAGGCTGCCACGTCGAACCACACCACCACCGTCGTGTGGCTGGCCGACGATTCCGCTGGAGGAGAACAATGAGGCTCCCGCTGTTTGCTTTGCTCGTGGCCGCGTTCGGGCTGTCGCTCGGGCACGTCCCCTCCGTGGCGCATGCCCAGGACGCCGCCGCCGCTCAGGCGGACGCATCCGTTTCGATGGAGATCGTGGTCCTCCACGGCACGAACGACGGCACGGGCATCGACCCCAAGATCGGCAAGATGCCCGAACTCGCGAAGCCGCCGTTCTCCTCGTACAACAGCTACAAGCTGCTCGATCGCTCGAAGCAGACCTCGTCCAAGGCGAGCCCCTCCACGCTGAAGCTCCCGAACGACAGGGTGCTCAAGGTCTCGCTGAAGGACGTCGTCCAGCCGGCGAAAAAGGGCGAATCGAAGCGCTACGTCATCAGCGCGAGCATCCAGAAGCCCGGCGGCAGCGATTTCCTCCCGCTGCTCGAGGTCAACGCAAAGGCCGGCGAGACCTTCTTCGTGGCCGGCCAGAACCACAAGGGCGGCGTCCTCGTCATCGGAATCAAGGTCAATCCCTGAACTCGGTATAGTGAAGGGCGGATGCTCCCCCGCTCGTCTTTCTTCGCCCCCCTCCTCGTCGCCGGAAGCCTCCTGCTCTCCGCCTGCGGCGGAAGCGCTCCTCCTCCGAACATGCCGCGTTATGCACCCGGGACGGTGCTCTACCGGCTCCCCGTCGTCGGCCAGTGGCGCGTTTACCGCACGCACTACGGCGCGAACAACGACCAGGCCTACGCGCTCGATCTCGTGATCGACGACAACATGCCGAAGTCGCAGCGCAACGAGGACCATCCCTCGTACAACCAGCCCATCGTGGCCGACGCGCCCGGCGTCGTGGTGGTCGCGGTCGACGGCGTCCCCGACAACGTCCCGGGGCGCGCGAACAAGTACGATATGCACGGCAACTTCGTCGTGCTCGATCATCAGAACGGCGAGTACTCGCTCTTCGCGCACTTCATCCCGGGCACTGTGCGCGTGCGCAAAGGCATGTTCGTCCCGGCCGGCACCGAGCTCGGTCGATGTGGCAACTCAGGGCACTCGTTCGCGCCGCACCTGCACTGGCAGATCATGACGGACGCGGACGCGAGTTCCGCGCGCGGCGTCCCGCCTCGGTACACGCCCTACGAGCGCAACGGCGCAATGTCGGTCGAGCTCCCGCAGAAGGGCGATCGCCTCCTCGCGAAGTAGAGCGCGCCGTCAGCGCTGCGGCGGCTCGCTCGGAGATGCGGCGAGCGGAAGATCGAGCTCGAAGACCGTGCCCTTCTCCACGTGGGCGTGTGCGCGGATCTTGCCACCGTGCGACGCGACGATGTTCCGCACGATGCTGAGCCCGAGGCCCGAGCCCGTGCCGTCGGTCTTCGTCGTGAAGAACGGCTCGAAGATCTTCTCGAGGTGCGCGGCGTCGATGCCGTGGCCTTCGTCCTGGATCGTGATGCGTACCGCGTCGCCGACATCGGACATCGCGGTCTTGATGATCAGGCGTCCGCCCTGCTCTCGCATCGCGTGCGCGGCGTTCGTGAAGAGGTTGACGAAGACCTGCGCGAGCTGACCGGCGACGCCACGAACGAGGCGCACGTCGCCGAACTGGCGCTCGACCTCGACGTGCATCTCGCCGAGCACGTGATCACAGAACACGAGCGCGCGCTCGATCGTGTCGTGGATGGCGACGGGCGCGGGCACGGACGCGGTGGGGCGCGAGTACGCCATGAGGTCGCGCGAGAAACGCAGGATGCGCTCGGCGGCTTCGTTGATGCGCGCGAGGCGCTCGACGTCGGCGGGATCCGCCTCCGTGCGCAGAGCTTTTTTGTGGAGGTAGTCCGAGTACGCGACGATCGACGTGAGCGGGTTGTTGAGCTCGTGCACGATGCCGGCGGCGATCTGGCCGAGCGAGGCGAGCTTGCCAGCCTGGATGACCTGGGCTTCGAGCTCCTTCACCTCGGTGCCATGCGCGCGCGCCGCGCGATGCATGCGCGCGTTGCGGAGAGCTGCGGCGAGCGCGAGCGCGAGGCGATCGACGAACGCATCCATCGAGCCCGTACCGGCGAAGCGCGCTTCGTCGTCGGAGGCGAGGTGCAACGTCGAGCCCTCGTCGGCGTTGATGACGACGACACGCTCGAACGCGTACTCGGGGAAGAGCCGCGTCGGATCGGGGGATTCCGCGCCTTCGCTGCGCGCGCCTCGGCGCACGACGACCTGCCCTTCGCTACCGCCCGGCACGCAGACGCCGATCGCCGCGTCGGGCAGCGCTTCGAATGCTGCGGCGACGAGCGACGTGGCTGCTTCCTCCGCGCTCGCGGCGGGTGGGATTTCGCAGGAGGCGACGAGCAGAGCGTCGAGCCACTCCACAGGGAGATCGCGGCGCATCGCTTTCCTTTGCGTGATCGGGATCTGAGATTCCCGCATCGGAGCTTCGAGACCTTCGGCACCCATCTCTCACCCGAGCGCTCGGTTGGGGTCCTCTTCGCTGGACCGGTCCAGGTCGATGATCTTCGCTGCCCCCACGTACGCCTTGGTTTCGTAGCGCGTGATCTTGCCGATCTTCCGGACGATCTCGGCCATTCGTTCCGCCTCCCCGAGGATCGTCGACGCTGCGGAGCGGACGGACGCCGGGTCCTCCGCCCTCCGGTTGATGAGCTCTGCGTAGCCGAGCACGCTCGTGAGCGGCTGGTTCAGCTCGTGCGCGGCCGCGCCCGCGAGCTCCGCGATGAGCGCCTGTTTTTCGCGGGCACGGAGCTCATCTTGCGCCTTCGTCAACTTCGCCTCCATGCGCAGTCGCTCGCGAAGGTCCGTGAAGAGACCAACGGAGCCGTCGGGCCGATCGTCCTCGACGATCAGCGCGGCCGAGAGGAGCACCGGGATCAGCGTGCCGTCCTTCGCGAGCGCTTCCGTCCGGTAGCCTTCGAGCCTCCCCGGGCCTCCGTGCTCCGGTGATTTGATGAGCCGCATGATCTGCGAGGCGCGGTTCGGCACGTAAAGGTCGCGCACGTTCATCTCGCCTATCACCTCATTCGCGCGGTAGCCGTAGATGCGCTCCGCGGCGCGATTGAAGAGGCGAATCACGCCCTCGTTGTCGGCCGAGATGATCGCGTCGACCGAGCTCTCGATGACGCGCTCCAAAAATTCCTTCGTCTTCTTCAGCTCGGCGGCGATCGCGCGATCATCGGTCACGTCGCGCAGGCTCACGAGGATCGCGCCGCCGTCCTCGCGCAGCACCGAGCTCGAACTCACGCTGATGATGCGACGCTCGCAGGCGATCTCGCTCGAACGGCGGATCGTGATGTCGACCATGTGCGGGAAGATGTTGCGCTTGAAGCTCCTGCGAATGCGGTTGAGCGTCGGGAGGTCCTTCGGATCGACGACGTCGGCGAGGCGGCTCGCGGCGAGCTGCTCCTCCGAGAGCCCCGTGATCTCTCTCGCGCGCGCGTTCGAGAAGAGGATTCGGCCGTCCACGTCGACGACCACGATGCCATCAGCGGCCGAGTGGAAGAAGTCGGCATACCGTTCGAGCGCGGCGAGGCGGCGCTCGGCCTCGAAGCGGGCGACGTTGATCTCCTGCGTCTGATCGCGGAGCGACTGCAGGATCTTCGCGTTGCGCAGCGCGATGGCCGTCGCGTTCGCCACCGTGCGCGCGAGCGAGAGCTCGTGATCACGCATCGTCCCCGGCTGCCGCGCGCGCAGGAAGAGCACGCCCATGGGTTTGTCGTCGTACACGATCGGGACGAGCGCGAGCGAGCGGAAGGAGTTTTGCGGCAGATCCGCGCGCACGACCTCGAAGAGTGGGTGCGTCGCAGCGTCCTCGATCACGAGGACCTCACCCGTCTCGAGGGTCCGCCGGATCTCCGGGTACTTGTCGAGGACGATGGGCAGATCGCGCAGCTCCCGATCGTCGCTCGCGGCCACGACGTACCCCGTGTCGACGTTGTCGCCGACGAGCACGATGCTGCATCGATCGACCCGCGCCACTTCGGCGATGCGACGTACGACCGTGAAGAGGATGTCGCGGAAGTCGAGCGTCGACGAGAGCGCCTGCGTGAGCTCCAGGACGACACGCGCGTCTCGCTCACGACGCCAGAGCGCGTCGACGTACTCACGCATGCGAAGCTGGCCGCGGATGCGCGCGAGGAGCTCTGCCGGGCGGAACGGCTTTCGAACGAAGTCGTCGGCGCCTGCGTCGAAGGCGCGTGTGATGTCGCCGTCCGTGTCGAGCGCCGTCAGCACCACGACCGGGACGTCGCCGATGCGCGTGTCTTCGCGCAGGTGACGAAGCACCTCGAAGCCGTCGGGCGGAGCCATGACGAGGTCGAGCAGGACGAGCGATGCGTCTCGCTCGGCGAGCCACGCGAGGGCCTCGGTGCCGGACGCCGCCGTGGCCACGGGGATGCCGGCGCCCGCGAGCGCCTGCGTCAGCACGTGTCGGCTGACGGCGTCGTCGTCGACGACGAGCACGGGGAGCGCGGGGAGCACGGAACGAGACTATCCGCGGTCGCGCAGGAAGGGAAACGTGCAGCCGCTCTTCCGCTTCAGGAGAACAGATCGCCCTGGGGTGTTCCCTTCACGGGCATCGGCTTGCCCAGGTGCTCGTAGGCCTTTCGCGTGGCGATACGCCCGCGCGGCGTGCGGCCGAGGAAACCCTGCTGGAGGAGGTAAGGCTCGTAGACGTCCTCGATCGTGTCGCGCGGCTCGCTCAGCGCGGCGGCGATCGTGTCGATGCCGACAGGGCCTCCGTCGTAGTGATCGATGATCACCATGAGCAGGCGCCGATCCATCTCGTCGAGGCCGGCGGCGTCGATCTCCAGGCGCTCGGCGGTGATGCTGGCGATCTTCGCGGTGATGCGGCCCGTGCCGAGGATCTCGGCGAAGTCGCGCGCGCGGCGCAAGAGGCGGTTCGCCACGCGCGGCGTGCCGCGGGCGCGCGCGGCGAGCTCATGGGCGCCGGCGTCGTCGATGGGCACCTCGATGAGCCGCGCGCTCCGCGTGATGATGCGCTGGAGATCCTCGACGGGGTAGAAGTCGAGGCGCACGACGTAGCCGAAACGCGAGAGCAGCGGCGCCGTGAGCAGGCCCGTGCGGGTCGTCGCGCCGATCAGCGTGAAAGGCTTGAGCGCGAGCTGGATCGTCGTCGCGTACGGGCCGTCGCCCGTCATGATGTCGATCTTGAACGCCTCGATCGCAGGGTAGAGGCTCTCCTCGACGGCCGGCGTGAGCCGATGGATCTCGTCGATGAAGAGCACGTCGCGCGCTTCGAGCTTCGTGAGCAGGCCAGCGAGCGCGCCCTTGTGCTCGATGGCCGGGCCGCTCGTGGCGTGCAGGTTCACGCCCATCTCGCGCGCCACGATGTGCGCGAGCGTCGTCTTGCCGAGGCCAGGCGGGCCGCAGAAGAGGGTGTGATCGACCGGCTCACGCCGACGTTTCGCGGCCTCGACGAAGACCTTGAGGTTCTGCCGGTGCTTGTCCTGCCCGACGTACTCGTCGAGCGAGTCCGGCCGGAAGAGCCGATCGAAGCGGTCGTCGTCCGCGGTGGACGCCGGAGAGATCACGCGCTCGGACATGCGGCAGGACGTAGCCCGTACGAAGGGAGGAGGGAAGGCGCCGGTTCAGCCAAGCGCGGGCTTCGAGGAGAGCCGCGGACGGCTGCCCGGGATCACGAGGGGGAGCCAGCACTGTATGACGGGCGCGCCGTCGGGGGTGTCCTCCACCCTCACGGAGCCGCCGTGCAGCTCCATGATCG
Protein-coding sequences here:
- a CDS encoding M23 family metallopeptidase, which encodes MLPRSSFFAPLLVAGSLLLSACGGSAPPPNMPRYAPGTVLYRLPVVGQWRVYRTHYGANNDQAYALDLVIDDNMPKSQRNEDHPSYNQPIVADAPGVVVVAVDGVPDNVPGRANKYDMHGNFVVLDHQNGEYSLFAHFIPGTVRVRKGMFVPAGTELGRCGNSGHSFAPHLHWQIMTDADASSARGVPPRYTPYERNGAMSVELPQKGDRLLAK
- the ruvB gene encoding Holliday junction branch migration DNA helicase RuvB; this encodes MSERVISPASTADDDRFDRLFRPDSLDEYVGQDKHRQNLKVFVEAAKRRREPVDHTLFCGPPGLGKTTLAHIVAREMGVNLHATSGPAIEHKGALAGLLTKLEARDVLFIDEIHRLTPAVEESLYPAIEAFKIDIMTGDGPYATTIQLALKPFTLIGATTRTGLLTAPLLSRFGYVVRLDFYPVEDLQRIITRSARLIEVPIDDAGAHELAARARGTPRVANRLLRRARDFAEILGTGRITAKIASITAERLEIDAAGLDEMDRRLLMVIIDHYDGGPVGIDTIAAALSEPRDTIEDVYEPYLLQQGFLGRTPRGRIATRKAYEHLGKPMPVKGTPQGDLFS
- a CDS encoding sensor histidine kinase, whose amino-acid sequence is MRRDLPVEWLDALLVASCEIPPAASAEEAATSLVAAAFEALPDAAIGVCVPGGSEGQVVVRRGARSEGAESPDPTRLFPEYAFERVVVINADEGSTLHLASDDEARFAGTGSMDAFVDRLALALAAALRNARMHRAARAHGTEVKELEAQVIQAGKLASLGQIAAGIVHELNNPLTSIVAYSDYLHKKALRTEADPADVERLARINEAAERILRFSRDLMAYSRPTASVPAPVAIHDTIERALVFCDHVLGEMHVEVERQFGDVRLVRGVAGQLAQVFVNLFTNAAHAMREQGGRLIIKTAMSDVGDAVRITIQDEGHGIDAAHLEKIFEPFFTTKTDGTGSGLGLSIVRNIVASHGGKIRAHAHVEKGTVFELDLPLAASPSEPPQR
- a CDS encoding S1C family serine protease — translated: MSSRRPPLSLLVLISWLLVAASACGKGGGASSGSSPSGEGTSSLPPGAIALPSGTASTALPPALAQTAPSAPAIVTAEGTPISFAPLAKKADPAVATVKARVEKETSSGRRRAVSEGLGTAFVYDPEGFMLTNNHVIEDATDIVVGFVDGREMRATVVGRDKHTDIAVLRVDERGLPSLSLGDSDGIDVGDWVVAIGNPFGLSHTVSAGILSAKGRTRDDVKGLDPSGYFNFLQTDASINPGNSGGPLLNMRGEVVGINAAVRANANNIGFAIPINMVKQLLPMLLRDGKIRRSALGVFVDALNPIEAGRLRRPDRKGAWVQKVIAGGPADRAGLSPDDVIVAFDGKSVADPNELRWLASIAGVNKTVSLRIARLERVFDVRVTLSELEPIDDREEP
- a CDS encoding sigma-70 family RNA polymerase sigma factor, producing the protein MPPIPTPPDESLRPEPADPTDDQTEGALGLPDDLPDAPPLPEAAIGRLGRVNRSSQEASNKEARRREAEEDRELILRAQKGDQAAFRRLVERHQRRAFAIAMGLVRDENDARELVQDAFLRVYRNLNSFQGGSSFFTWLYRIVTNLAIDLMRKPGRRDAELVDGQAASEEPTEFPLVSRIDGADPIDVMRRREIASRIQDALDALPPYHRGVILMREVEGMSYEEMAVAMGVSKGTIMSRLFHARQKLQRALADCYAEEGRSRSGHTDEIPAEPEEAP
- a CDS encoding DUF1844 domain-containing protein translates to MSSPDDRDAPPPGQLPKLDFSIFVMSIIGSAHVHLGDMPGPDGHSERSLDLAQQNIELLTLLEEKTKGNLTGEEERLLTQALDELRERLAEVSKET
- a CDS encoding efflux RND transporter periplasmic adaptor subunit, with the translated sequence MANPGVHLDAGGQARNNVAERPDLNKALSRVEGRGKWLRWLIILVVLAGVVAGGMLYLQKTKPPPPARYVSAALTQGDVFETIQSTGQVKPVTEVQIGAQVSGRITKVHVDFNTHVKAGDLLAEIDTQLLGAEIDANAAQVAAANASVKRADANLETAKVRLERARKVFKEGVGSQADLDAAQGSYDIALADVAASKAQVAQLNATLRRSNTNLAFTKIYSPIEGVVINRAVDPGQTIAAGFQTPTLFVIAQDLRKMRVLADIDEADVGRLKEGMTADIRVDAFPGESFKGLVSQVRYSPVNQAGVVTYAAVIEVENPDIKLRPGMTATATIHSAEAKGIKRLPNAALRFKPSPPMTKEGKPIPQEPLPPLPAGKGRIYLLTNETQGAEQIEMREVDIGITDGVHTALRTDIGTLKVVTEETDEGAKGGRGGRRPF
- a CDS encoding FKBP-type peptidyl-prolyl cis-trans isomerase, with amino-acid sequence MSQPAIGPDTRVSLSYVLFDEDGDTVDRATEKEPLEYVHGYAQILPGLERAVEGMRAGERREIIVEAADAFGEHDDEGVFEVDKADFPDSEHVTPGDEFIAQAPDGESIAMRVVEVLPDAFVVDTNHPLAGQKIRFEVVVHHVRAASDEEIAEAQAELEERAHGDDEGGGCCDHDHDHDHDHGHDHGHAAEGGGHLVQLSRKR
- a CDS encoding PAS domain S-box protein — translated: MLPALPVLVVDDDAVSRHVLTQALAGAGIPVATAASGTEALAWLAERDASLVLLDLVMAPPDGFEVLRHLREDTRIGDVPVVVLTALDTDGDITRAFDAGADDFVRKPFRPAELLARIRGQLRMREYVDALWRRERDARVVLELTQALSSTLDFRDILFTVVRRIAEVARVDRCSIVLVGDNVDTGYVVAASDDRELRDLPIVLDKYPEIRRTLETGEVLVIEDAATHPLFEVVRADLPQNSFRSLALVPIVYDDKPMGVLFLRARQPGTMRDHELSLARTVANATAIALRNAKILQSLRDQTQEINVARFEAERRLAALERYADFFHSAADGIVVVDVDGRILFSNARAREITGLSEEQLAASRLADVVDPKDLPTLNRIRRSFKRNIFPHMVDITIRRSSEIACERRIISVSSSSVLREDGGAILVSLRDVTDDRAIAAELKKTKEFLERVIESSVDAIISADNEGVIRLFNRAAERIYGYRANEVIGEMNVRDLYVPNRASQIMRLIKSPEHGGPGRLEGYRTEALAKDGTLIPVLLSAALIVEDDRPDGSVGLFTDLRERLRMEAKLTKAQDELRAREKQALIAELAGAAAHELNQPLTSVLGYAELINRRAEDPASVRSAASTILGEAERMAEIVRKIGKITRYETKAYVGAAKIIDLDRSSEEDPNRALG
- a CDS encoding ABC transporter ATP-binding protein; the encoded protein is MKDAPPIIEFVEIHKDYVTEAVVVRALRGVNLTIRKGEFVAIIGQSGSGKSTMMNIIGCLDRPTRGQYILDGIDVGARSNDARAIVRNHLIGFVFQGFNLLPRTTALENVELPLVYRGVGAAERRKRALDSLSAVGLGARLHHTPNQLSGGQQQRVAIARALVTQPPLLLADEPTGNLDTRTSYEVLDLLQRLNREQGITIVLVTHERDIADCAGRVVEMRDGSVRRDIVNERPTDAGRALAELPVQDEHGAAS
- a CDS encoding anti-sigma factor family protein, whose amino-acid sequence is MTTKTMNGEAHATRTKRPPTDLELMMYVDGELEGERLREVRQALSRDSALRNKVAALSLSASIVRENAESAATIDLTDGIMARIAADKSPTRDARDDAPAPLDAPLERKDAEVKPLLRPGLDKAAAKSPPLNDNSRGIFALAAIAVAAAAGLMIWGRMDVGTPHPQGAPVAAATTPAELPATPAPTTAEAARVADTDAQDGDAEPGVAVAAVDFGTKIGTIFYVPAEAATSNHTTTVVWLADDSAGGEQ